ttattaaaacctaataataatattcaattgaaaatgATGTTAGTAACTAAGtaacttgaacattttattaagttttttacttaGTTGATTTCAAAATTGCCAATGTCGTGGCTATAGGTAATACTTGGGGCCAACGTCGACACAGGCCCATAATATATCGATTTTTGTCAATTCTAATTTGGTTATACAGCATATAagaggcataatattatattgcatataatattggcCATTTTAGACAAGTAACATAACCACATTTTAAACACATTGGTCAAAtaatctcaattttttttcaaaatctgacATTTGCCCTTCTTGCGTCAAGCCACAGATATATAAGAATAagatacaaacaaaatatcaatGGACTCAAAGCAAAGTGTACCAAGTCCTTGGGCTTAGTAGTTTAAATATAGCAGTTGAGTTATGCAGGTctctatacattttaacattaaatagtataacaaattttgtaacttaaaaaaaataaattccaaaattgatataaattttgcaaaaaaaaaaaaaataaatgtaaaattatggtataaaatataaatagttattgataaaatattttagctataataatttgcatattttgaacAACACTTACTCTTTTACTCACTAAAGAAAATCTATAACTTTCAActgtaatattgataatttaaaattagcaagttacttttaataaagatttaggtattttatttgatcAGAATGTCTTTTTCTTTACACATTAGCCTGAAAgggttaaatttaataatgtaatataaagtatattatacactttttctTGGTTACACTTGTGTTTGGGTCAGTCTTCTGTCTGGTCACTAAGTTATaccaatcatattaaaaatatagaaaacatttaatataaattcgttaaaattatatgcttcaaattaaatttgtcacCTCTAGACCTCTAaagttcaatattaataaaaataacttttctttataaatcatattttaaaaacaatgtaatatgtAGTGTAACtagttagtaatttattaattttacaattttttactaataacaataaactaataataacaaacgtataaaataacatagttgaatgataacacattttataaacacaataattcaataacaataaacttaataaattacattatttaataataaaacatttaacaataacaGACCCCCGACAAtgttaagtacaatatttttatgagtgGACAAgcagaaaatgtaatttaaactaattcaaatatttacagtgtTTAGTATTTACAACATACTCAGGGATAAGGTCCAATCTGTTCTTGAACATACCCATCATTTCGGTGACCAGTCCTcctcaaaaacattaataggtCACTGTCTCTGTTGAGTTGTTGAACTGACTCTCTTATTATCCGCGTAGCGTTTTCTCTTAGAGATCTGGAAGTACCGTctctaatctaaaaaaaattaatataattgacatAATTCAACAACAATCAGTATACAACAAATCacgtttattcaaaataatataattattaccgtGAGGTTATTTGTGCGCTGTTGAAATTCTACAAAGAACTGATTTTCAACAACAATCAGTCTttctgttttgaaaaaaaaaaaaatatttgtgttaatatttgataatataatattgttgacagtaaaaataattttaaacaatattttgttttcatgctACATTGCAGATACTAATAAAAGTGATACATTTATAAAGCACAATTAATATTCACCAcacaactaatatttataatgctaCATTTACACGTAAGTTAGtattgtaagtaataattatttaaatttctcaaaattaaagttatttgtaTCAATGATTCATAACTAAGGGaattaaatagattttacaATACCAGGTTAAGCTTGTCAAGACAACAATAAACAATTAGAACAAATAGCAAAcaaactatatactatattaaaattaaaaacaaatattgatagaACTTACTAATTTTATTCTTAAGAATTGTTCTTACACTGTTGATTATGTTAAACATGTACCTAACAACACAAACATAAAACACATAacacatataacatataacacAAACATGTATAGGATAATGCAACATAGAGATCACAGTATGGTCAAGTGCAACTGTGATGACTCACGAAGAAAATCCCAAATATTGGGGTGGCGTCCAATTTGTGTGATTAACGTTGAATGGAAAGATTCCAAGTAATTGTTGGTCCGGTGATCTTGACCAAAAACACTTAAGCGCCGTGGACCAATTTGCACAaaccaataattaaatacatagtcCCTCAGAAAACGACTCATAACTTCACTGATGTCAGGAAATTGTAAGGTGTACGCGACAATTGTATGAAACCCATCTTCCATACAAAAATTAGGGCACCCGGGATTACCCCTTTCAGCCGGTAGATGAGGCAATGCTAANNNNNNNNNNNNNNNNNNNNNNNNNNNNNNNNNNNNNNNNNNNNNNNNNNNNNNNNNNNNNNNNNNNNNNNNNNNNNNNNNNNNNNNNNNNNNNNNNNNNATAACATTATTGTCATCATTGTTGTTGTCACAGATCGCCAACGACCGGGAGCTGACCACGTCGCCGTACAATCTGACCGACTGTTGCGTCAACATCAAGCTGCGGCAGATGTGCATGCCCCTGTGCTCGTTCGACGCCAACATGACGGACGTGAGGAGTCTCGCCCCTTTCTGCGGCGCCGAGCTGCACAAGCTGATCAAGTGCGGCGCGGGCGGACGCAACCACGGCGCCTGCTGCACCCGCCGCGGCGTGCCCGGCATCTGCACGCCGCTCTGTTCCGGCGTCGTGCCCGATTCGCTGTTGAGCGTGGCGGTCAACTGCGCCTCGTTCATCGGCAACGTCGTCCAGTGTTTCGAAGAACGTCAGTttcgtgttattattaattatttatacttccTCCAAAACACTTATGCTTGCTTACCGGCTAATTCCCAAAACTGATGCTGCagttctaaatattatgtaatgcaaGTACAGTGACAAAGtgaatttttaaacagaaacaaaaaaagataataaatataacggGATAAAGattaatgaacatattataggtataataaaatcaacGCATACTATCcaatagtacaaaaataataacaaaaatattcgatagagttaaaatcaaataaatcaatttgggtatcattaggtatataatcatGTCGTTACATTTACTGCAGGCTGCAAGAACATTTATGGCATACTTGTTAATTCGTTTTGAgtatttgtatgtaaaaatttaaaaaaagtactaGTACATCAAGTGTATGGTATTCGGGGACGTGATAATTTAGACAATTTAGTAATTCTGAACAATCTATATGTATCCATTGACCAatctatacatttgtataaagattttaaatcaGTTATAATATATCTCCCGAAATCATGACTACTCACATTAATTAGTGTGTAGGTATAACAAAGGCTTATGTATAGAGTGAATAAGGTTTACGTGGAATACCACATTTGTATGATATAAAGCGAAGGAAACTATTTTGGATTGCTTCAAGGCATTGTATATGAATACGATACAGAGAGTGACCAGACTATAGAATTATATAGTTTACTACTAGCTTATATGTCCAGCGAAAAGTACAACGTTTTTAAGGCAACGGGGTTAGTAAAATCTTTACAGGCTCTGATAATGATTCCTGGAATCGATgaagattttttttgaaatattaataaattcttaCTAAAAGATAGAGTCAAATTATACGTATAACACCTAAAACACAATTTTAGCAATcagaagaagaaaaatatattgtctgAATAATAGCTATGGATGAATGGCGCACGAGACCTTTAAAATGGTATTACGTTGTactcatagatatattattttaacaataaattgttctgTTTACACCAGGCTGATAAGAAATTTGAGACATTCCGTAACATAACTGTATATTCTGAGGATGATTTAAGTGATTTAACTAATGGTAACAATTTTCGAAAAGTTACCGAGAGCTTAGACAATATACGacgaatatgtaaaatattatggtgatgATAAGCcgtaaacaaaaacgaaaatttcAAGAGAAAAAAATTGCTGCATCGAGtgtgttacaatataatatttttaacttttccaCGGCAAGATGTACCTATGCATGTTGTGTAGGTGTAGTCGCCAGTCGGTTACCGCGTCGGGCTAAATAAAACATCAGCGTCGATAAAGTTcactttcataatatattttactattaatgtaataatgtgttcgtaattattgtaatatcataatGAGTGAGTATAACGTGTGCAGTTGTTTCGAGCACgactttttcatttatactttCGTAATCGCtcgtcaaattaataaattatattattatagtcttaaaAATTACTCGGTAAAATGTCCCtttaaacagtacctatatattttagttgtttcaTTTTTGATATCCTTGAAAAtgcttaaacaatttttaaccaaaGCCCTTTGTCAAATAACTAATGTAGGtaacctgcttttttttttaacaataatccggtatacacataaaataataataggtatatacgagTTTGTTGCGTGTGGCAATAACGTTTGAACACGATTACTCAGACTACTGCAGTGTTTTTTTAAAGCTATAttttacctaacctatataatattatatatgtaccacAATTCACCTGTCGTTTTACGCCATTGAATTTCCgtattgcaataaattatttttatcattccaacgtagttattacttattaatatctCCTTAATGTCACTATATTTTCAGTAGCGTTTAATTATACAAGAACATAAAAAGTGAAAATAgcatatttataattgcaactacctacaagtattttttttgttccctAGGTAGACTTTTGAATCTCTTTGAtggtcgaaataataatacatattattttaattacttttttatggttttgcatttgaacataaatattttaatttatccattgtttataatattacccataAGCAAATATATGTCAAATAATTTCTtgaattattatacgtttactATTATACGTTTTTCCCAATATACTAATgtgcattataaaaattaatatacgacCTAACCTATTAAACCtttataggtatgtttatttgggtaaccaaaatattaattacccaTACTGTTATAATTAAAGTCGTATGAtgctaaaaatcataataattgacCAAATACAGTACATTCCACTTTTTACAACAttgctatttaaattattattttcaaatgagaTTTGTATAATTTGCATATAATTTATCGTAGATATCTGACTCtgacatattattacatcaaacacttattcaaattacttaaaattaaatttataaataatgaaaaaattagtttaaaaaatagcaaaattaatgaaatttgtatttctaaattaagttaggaagttttttttatacttttattcatataaatcgcgtgttttagtattattttatgaaccATTATTATATCTTGAAAATCGTAGACATTACATTTTTGGTCATAGatcatagatatttaaaaatgaataaattaaaaaaaaaaaacgagaacAGGAGTAGGACAAGTCACTGAAGTTGGTATCTTAATCATAAATCGTAAATTATACTAGGAAAACGattttgtgtacatttttatgtgtaaaaaatagGTCAAAGTAAAAATgaagcaatatattttatttcttataaacaaagtattaaattaatataattgtcaacattttgaattctgaattaaggcaaacaatatttaaaactggTGATTCCAATTTGTTGAAAATACACGCGCAGTAAatgtcataatttttataatttgaatcaGTGTCGCATGTAACTATGTGAGTAGTGAGTTTGAGACTCTGAAAGCAACGACTTTATTGGACCACttccaaaacaaaaaatgtcttTAGGACCTGaagtttatattacatattgataCTGTAGCACATAAATTGACtaattaattctaattttatagtctgttttgtaataaattattaccattgctaaataaaataaaactttatataagATACGTTTTTAACCTTTAttcggggtttttttttatagatcggTTTTTAACAACTTTGGTAGTAATGAGTTTATCActagttatattgtatttacatgttattttaatgataggttaaatagattacaataataatacttcattaataaaaaaaaaaaaatagagtgaaAAAAATGGTCGTTGGatttaaatattgcatttttaaattgttttaaataaattatttaatttaaaaaaattaataattaaattattttagtctgGGTTTGGTTTAAGGGATAAGTCGAGGTTTTCGGATATGACAAGGTTTAGTTGGTCCTGGTGGAATccatagttaatttaaaaatttcaaatcatggactaggaataatatttattaaaaaaaatttatttttataaattgtattgcatGTTTCTAATAACATATGCACAAGAtagaaaaaagaatattttccagttggtttttttttaaatttaatcttcaaaatgtacaaataacaagttttatataaaacttaaatatcgataccgttaattataataagaatttatatctCATATCTTGTTTATACGATTGTGATGCTTTGTGATGCTTTGTGATGCtaacatattacatactaaGCTACCCCATTATTTTTTGatggaattttttaattttttagtaacaataataatgttataatatattaatttctttacttatgttttaataattatataaattaatgattttactcTATTTcgtatttcaattaatatattaactatgtaCACTATACTTTAAGTAAATTGACAAAGAATtgactaaaataatacaattcatttaaaaaaaaattttaatttaaattttaagtaaaacatgtaacacaaaataaaattatggacTTTCCAATTCTCCTAAAGTCAAACATTAATTCGTAAAGATTACTATAAGATTCTAAAATTatgaatcatacatttttaactatttggAACTTCGTAAaagtatagatacctatactattaataaatcGTAGAAAACAAATTGTCAgtgtgtattaaaatttaacatcaaaTTTGATAGTtataaaacttttgtttttacaaaaacttCCTTAGTTATCTCGGaaactaaaaagttaataattttgtatatatttaaaataaaacagatcTATTATACATAGTCTACTGAAGTCTGAATACCAtctggaaattattttttccaccTTGTATACagcgtattattatagtttacctatatattattatcattaagtatAACGGGTAATCCATTTAACACGACACTCcttgtttagaaaaataataatgtttttgaaaatattttttttacttacctaatttaaataggtacctagttaaaaacaacatttttctacgataatatatttttactattttttatcgatataattTAGCGCCACTGGGGATACCCCATAAAATGTTGTTCCTCTACTCCACTCAcctaaacattaaatacttataagttatgacttataaacTACTTGTCCAACATTTGATTTTATANNNNNNNNNNNNNNNNNNNNNNNNNNNNNNNNNNNNNNNNNNNNNNNNNNNNNNNNNNNNNNNNNNNNNNNNNNNNNNNNNNNNNNNNNNNNNNNNNNNNGGGTAAGTGAATGTTGCTCTGctctacagtaggttacaagtgggtcattgtaatggatggtgttaaatttgaattcaatgatataatataattgtataagagaaacgattctgagcgaagattcTCAGTCAGTCTATGAtgacttgttttaaatgttcgatCCTTAGCTAGTTAgctttaaaagttgaacatttaatacattcttaactacaaaataattattaaatttttaattagataaattttgtcaaaattccaatcttgaatgcttataaaaaaaaattgtgcctatgtattattaataattttaacaatatatcaggagccttgcattaaattttcacgcttttttacccatcaaataaaattttattgatatctatagaaaaaaaaactaaaaagtttaaaaactgaCAATGCCCGTTAacggctcaaaatattttcaaaattgtatggtgtattgaaaatgagaatataaatattcagtgaaattgtcatgtatctactatctactgttattcgtttttgaattacaacaaaataacaaaattgttacatgagaaatcaagtgaatatccaatattgtaaaaatatgaactttaatcgcttttaaaaatgtaatttgatttgcttgtggacattttttatttgaaaagatagacaaacttatgaataatcttgaatttcattttcaaatcttagatttaaaaagaaaaatgtttatgaattttcaactcaaaatattttgctaatttttgtgatttttgcgtattttgtcaaaatttgaactttaaatgcttataaaaaaaaactttgactaagaatttttaatattttttaaatcttattgtaactatatagtaggagctttgttttaaatttgtaagtttttttacctttttataaagttttattgacattaatagaaaaaaacctaaaaaagttGGGAACTGAGTacatccgtaaacagctcaaaacaagtaataatattttgaaaatgttttcatgTAAAGAAGaggctgatataaacattcggtgaaaatTTGATGTATTTACAATCATTTGTCTTAGAGTAACaccaaaattcaaaatcgattttgtcgaaaaccattattgcgtaaaaattcccgttttcccttaatttttattttgttttcccgggcgcttttgaaaaatattgggaattttaaattttgacctcttaAAAGTTCCAACTTCATTCACTTTCTCATTGAAGGAGATACTGAAGTTGTAtttcgaagcattatttcgactactaatcgtgtacacagacacaaaaataaaaacatatcattgtaaaaccaatacatttatcgctccgctcagaatctaaaatgcatgtttaaaacatattgttacaatatataatatatatatatttaatggccaagaaaatattttaagcaagAATCTACTACGAGAGATGACACCACTATCGATGCagtattttcaagatatttggaaaaaattacatcaaaaacATAGGTACGTATCATATTTCAGTCATCACAGGCCTGTAATTTCGATTAttgaatatgattaattttggtaatagtaattaaatagtcataataatcattttcattttcattaatttttcacatttacttaaatacattttacttattgatatttacttttattttgaatggttccactaaaatgtattgtaatctataatatttgttggtaAAGAACCTTCGTTTCTACCGGATGTCCGATGACAGCActaattctttttattatttaaaagaattaaacattttgtaggtCAGAATGTCAGATTAAAGCCTAATTTTAagaattagttataattatagaagctaaaatatgcatttgaataatgcacaatatttgttctttttcaaacgtatttttcaaccactctttaaagtaaaatgaaagCTCGGCCTTTGATCTGACTTGaaaaatgttctcttcttttaaataaaaaaaatggcgtGAACCTTTTTCCTGTAAAGCTATTTTTGTTGATATCCCCGCCTCTCCTTAATAGGTATTGAGCTGTAAACTAgcggaaaagtattataattt
This is a stretch of genomic DNA from Acyrthosiphon pisum isolate AL4f chromosome A3, pea_aphid_22Mar2018_4r6ur, whole genome shotgun sequence. It encodes these proteins:
- the LOC115034442 gene encoding uncharacterized protein LOC115034442, coding for MNEAQLTATLNSESGTTPEQSGVQMPGTPRRVQQAPWLRPPAPHLISLCSSAPQKGARLLTSVMLASNEHRGMHICRSLMLTQQSVRLYGDVVSSRSLAISLPHLPAERGNPGCPNFCMEDGFHTIVAYTLQFPDISEVMSRFLRDYVFNYWFVQIGPRRLSVFGQDHRTNNYLESFHSTLITQIGRHPNIWDFLQRLIVVENQFFVEFQQRTNNLTIRDGTSRSLRENATRIIRESVQQLNRDSDLLMFLRRTGHRNDGYVQEQIGPYP